The genomic DNA TGCCGGAACGATTGTGGGGCTTGTAGCGATCGGGGCCCCCGAGGAATCTTGAAGGTTGCTCGGCGGTCCGTTGGACCGCCCTAAGCCGAACCTTCCCATGGCCGCAGCGCACGCCGGCCGGATCCATCGAGCCCCCAAAATGATTGTCAGCCGTGCTTTTGTAGCCCGCGCGTTGGCGCCGTCGTCTTTGCGAGGGGCGCCCCCTGAATGCCATCGTGCCCCCATGCAGATTCGCCCCCACCGGTTTAAGATAGGCGGCTACCGTCAACGATCGATTCCCTGGTGACAGCTGGACAAACGTATGATGCTCACGCCCAAAATTTCCGAACCGATTGGCATTCTGAATTGGCTGCGTCCTTCTCTGGCAGCAGCTATCATTTGCTTTCCGTTTGCTAGCACGCACGCCCAGGTCGACACGGGCCCTCGGGCGTTGTCGCGAGCGTTCCAAAGTGCGGCAAAACTGGCAACTGCGTCGGTCGTCACGGTGATTTCTTATGGACAGAACGTCGACGAACAGGGGTTGCCGATCGAATCGTCCGAGGAGGACGAATTTAATATCGAATCGCCTGAGGAGGACGAAGGCTTTTCTGAACTCGACGAAATTCCGCACACGAAAGAGATGTTACCGGCGACCGGCTTGGGATCGGGAGTGATCCTAACGGCCGAAGGTTTAATCATCAGCAACAATCATGTCATTCGCGATGCGCGACGCGTGATCGTTCGTCTGCATGACGGCCTCGAAGTGACCGCCACGAAGGTGCTGGGGGATCCCGCCAGCGACATCGCTATCATTCAAATCGAAACCGACGAAACTCTTGTTCCAGCGCAACTGGGGAATTCCAAAGACTTGCAAATCGGGGAATGGGTGTTGGCGATCGGTAGCCCTTTCCGCTTGGACGCGACCGTCAGCGCGGGGATCATCAGCGCGATTGGCCGACGGCTGGACGCGATTCGGCGCGGGCGACTGCTGCAGACCGATGCGGCAATCAATCCCGGCAATTCAGGCGGCCCACTGATTAACCTCGATGGCCAAGTGGTCGGGATCAGTACGGCAATTGCTACCCGCAGCGGGGGCTATCAAGGAATCGGATTTGCAGTGCCGATCAACCAAGCTAATTGGATCGCACGCGAATTGGCGGAGTATGGCGAAGTCCGCCGGGCTTCGATCGGATTGTCTTTGGCGATGCTGAATCCTCGGATCGCCCGCCAGTTGGAACTGCCGATGAAAACGGGGATTTTGGTCGTCGCGGTGACCAAGAACCATGCCGCAGCCAAAGCGGGCGTTGAACCGTATGATGTGATCCTGGAATTTAACGGCCAAGCAATCGTTAAGCCACGCGACTTACAAGAAGCGATCGAGCGGGAACCGATTGGATCGACGCAAAAGTTGACGGTGTTTCGCAAAGGCGAGCGGTTGGAACTGACCGTCACCCTCGAAGCCGCGTTGTAGAATCTTCGGTCGGTCTCGAAACCTGCCTCGCTGTCTCTCCCCCAAGCCACACTCAAACCCTAGCGATCCCTATCGTGCTCGAAGCCTTCTTTGAACATTTTTTTGCGTTTGATCTCGTCACGTGGTTGCACGGCGCTCCCTGGATTCTGATCGCGTTGGGGTTGGTCGTGGGGGTCTTGATGCTGGGGAAATCGGCCGACGTGTTGGTCGACGAAGCGACCGAACTGTCGCTGAAGCTGGGCATGCCACGCGTGATCGTGGGAGCCACGATTGTCAGTCTCGGCACGACGACTCCCGAAGCGGTTGTCAGCGTGATGGCGGCGGTTGGCGGCACGCCCGGTTTGGCGTTGGGAAATGCCGTCGGATCGATCATCTGCGATACCGGGTTGATCCTCGGAATCGCATGCCTGATCGCGCCGATTCCGTTGGACCGTTGGTTGGTCAATCGCCAGGGGATGGTTCAATTTGGTGCCGGGCTACTGTTGATCGCGATGTGTGTCCCGTGGACTCGGCTGGATACGATGATGACCCAGGGTGGGCTGTTGCCACAGTGGGGCGGCTTTCTGTTCCTGGCCCTCTTGGGCGTCTATGTGATGTGGTCGATTCGAGTCGCCAAATCGAAAGGGATCAGCGACGAACCGGCTGAGGACGCGGAGGATGCCGAGGAATCAAAGTCGACCGTCGCGATGGTCTTCATGCTGCTCGTGGCTACCTTTTTTGTCGTCGTTTCGTCGGAGATCTTGATCTCTGCGGCAATTGAAACGGCGGCGAGGTTGAATGTTCCCGAAGGAGTGATCGCAGCGACGTTGGTCGCCTTCGGCACTTCGCTGCCGGAATTGACGATCGCGATCACCGCCAGCTTAAAAGGACGTGGTGAACTGGCGATCGGCAACGTGATCGGTGCCGACATCTTGAACGTGCTGTTTGTCGCGGGAGCTGCCGCGGCGGTTACGCCGGTGGGGTTGACGGCTGCCCCCGAATTTTTCCGTGTCCAATTTCCAGCGATGCTTGCGGTGCTGATCACGTTTCGGATCGCGATCATGTTCGCCAAAGGAGATCAATTGCCACGCTGGGCAGGATTTCTGTTGGTCGGGTTCTATTTCGCCTACCTTGGCTTTAGCTTTGTGATGCGGTAAGCCTCGCGCCGGTCGGCGGCTGTTATTTCCGTGCTTCAACCGCTGAAGTAGTCCCAGATCGCGCGGCCTAACGTCAACCGTTGACAGCCGAGTCGCACCGAAGCGCGTTGACCACAACGCAACCGAAGGCTTTGCTCCTCGGTCAGCGAGACATACGCGTTCAAACGCGGCTCACACAATCGAATCCGATCGTCGTCTTGGATCACTGATAATCTGCCGCCGTTGCTTGCGAGTAACGCGTCGTCGGGAACCGTGTCGGAGGCTCGCGATTCGGCGTGCGAGACAAACGCGTTCCAGCTGGGCTGTCGAGAAACGATCACCGTCACCGCGGCCCGGCTCCAATCTTCGCTGAGTCCTGCCTCGCGTTGGCTCAGCGAAATCTTCAGCCGCTTGCGTTCCTCGAATCCCACGGCCCCAATCTCGTCCCCCGCCTGAACGTAACAGCCCAACAGTGTCCGCAAACGTCGCGCAACGATGCGGCCATCCCCGGGGGCGCGAACGACCAAGCTGTCGACCTCCTGTTGTTTCTGCTGCGTCTGCTGCTGCAATCCAATCAGCCGCGATTGCGCATCCCCCAGCGAAGAAAGATCGCTGTTCCATCGCGCCCCACGCACCTCCTGTTCGACCTGCGAACGCTCTTTGATCAGCGCGGCCAACTGGTGTCGCAGTTCATCGTTGCGAAGTGTGAGGATCGGTTGCCCGGCCACGACGGCGTCGCCATCCTGGACATGCACCCGGTCGACAAATCCGGCCAACGGCGCGCGGACGACTGCCGGCGGATCATACTGCACGATGGCGGGTGTTGTCCCACGCAGTTCGGTGGGAACAAGAAACAGCAACAGCGTGGCGAGCGCTGCCAGACCGACCAACCGAAACGCAAGCCGTGCGGCAAACAATTCGCCGCGACGATACAGTTCGATCAAGTCGTGTGCCAGCCGCCACAACGGGATTAGGGCAAAAGAGACCGCGCCGGCAGCTGCGATCAAAATCCCTGCGCCATGAAAAATTGCAGCCGCGGTCAGTAACATCCCCGCAACGGTGAAGACGCGGTAGATCGCAGCGGCAAGGCCATAACCTTTGACCCAACGGGGATCCCCCGTGGGCATCGGCGGCATTGTTCGGTCGAGTCCCAACACGTACCGAGCGCCCCAATACCGGGCGTACGATTGACCGTAGCTGGATAGGTTGTCGACACCAGTGATGTCCGCCAAGGCAAAGTAGCCATCAAACTTCAACAGCGGGTTCAGGTTAAACAGTAGCGAACTGACCGAAGCCAACAGGAAGACATCAGCTGCTGCTTGCTGCAGCGGCAAATGGTCCGTGAAGTTCCACACCAATAGCGACAGACCGGCGACGAACAGTTCGATGCCGACGCCAGCGAGGGTTACGTGCAACCGCTGCCAACGCGATTTGAAACGCCAAGCAGAGGAGACGTCGACATAAGCGATCGGCATCAACAGGATCCACGCCAACCCCGCATCACGAACCGATCCGCCGTAACGTTTGCAGGTTCCTGCATGCGCCGTTTCGTGGACCGCTTTCAAGCCGATCCAAGCAATCGCCAGCCAGAGCCCTCGCCACGGCGTCAGCAAGTTTTCATAACATGCAAAAAAGTCGCTCCATTGACCAACCATCATCGCTGTCGAGACCATCAGGACCGCGACGCCAATCAACAATGTTTGCCACGCGAACAGCCAACGCGCCCGGGGGACCCAAGCTGTCAGGAGACGATCGGGATCGCACAGCGAGATCTTCCAGAAATAGCAGTGCCCCAACATCGATAACCATCGCGCCGGCAACGCTTTGTCGGGCGACGAGGGAACAGGCGATCGGGCGGCCTCCGCGGTTAATCCGTTTTTCGTCAGCCATTGGCAAAGCGCTGCCGCCGATTCACGCGGCCAGTTTGCCGCGCGGCCATCCGCTGCATTGGGTTGCATCGCTCGCCAAGCCTCTTCCGGAGAAGCACCGTCGGCCAGCCAGCGGACGAAGGTTTGTTCTTGCGGACCAAGTCGAAAGAAACTCTGGTTGCGAGGGTCTTCGAGGACGCATCGCGACGGGGCGTCGCCGCGCGGATGCAACAAGAGATCGTCGCGTAAACAGAGCTTCGGTGGCAGTTCGATCGTCCGTTCTGGTGCGTTCACTGCAGTCATTTCACCATCCGATCCAACCGCGCAAGGCGTCGTAGGGACGATGAAACAGAAGCCACGCGATCGATCGTTGCCCCGCAGCGATGCTGGCCGTGCCATGCATGCCCGGTCGCAGCGCGAGATCGTGATTGTCGATCGCAGCTTCGGCGACGAAGACGCTTTCGTTGTCGCGGATCTCCGCACGAGGATGGATCTGTGTCAGGCTGGTTTGATGCGACGTCCCGGCGACAGCATCCAACCGAATCGTCGTCGGCATGCCGATTTGCACGTTGGAGACATCCGATTCGGGGATCGCGATTTCGGCAACCAAGCGATTTAAGGGAGCGATCTCGTACAGGTTTTCACCGACCTGCAACGGAATCCCTTCGGCTCGCTTCAGATCACCACTGATCACAATGCCGGCAATCGGTGATCGAATCTCAAGATGGTTTTGTCGCGATGTCAACAGAGCAATTTCGCTGCGCAGATGTTGCACTTCCAACCGTTCCAGTTGCGATTTGGAACCGTCGCCGCTGGAAAGTGCGGCGGAACGGCGTTGGACCGCTTGATCAAGCTTGGCTTGCAGGCTGGCGATCTGTGTCCGCAGTTCGCCACCGTCGAGCGTCGCCAGGACTTGTTGTGGTGCGACCTGATCTCCCGGTCCCACAAGCGACTTCAGCAGCCTTCCATCGAACGGCGCGACCACAAATCGGCGCTCTGCCGGTTCGCAAATCACGTTGCAACGAATCGAGTGTTGCCAGGGGATCGCTCCGATCAGGAGTGTTGCGGCACAGATACCGACGATCCACCGCGCGTCTTGTTTTTTGTCAGCCACGGCGCGAAGCAAACGCGTTCGCAGCGGTAGGGTCGGCGGCGATGGGACATCGCGATGTTCGCTCGGATCCGCTGCGGTGACGTCGCCTCGATCGACGGCTGCCGTTTCCAACCGCGTGATGATCGCCAAATGCGCTGCGGCCAGCTCTACTTCACGCGTGCGGGACTCAAACCACTGGGCCGCGTTACCGCAGTTCTCACAACGAAAGAGGACGGAGATCGCTTCGCCAGGTATCGATGGGAGCGAGGCGGCAACTAAAAACTGTTGGCCGCCAGCGGTGAGGATCTGGGATTGTGTTTCCGCCGTGGCAAGCGACTGAAGCGCCACCGAGGCAGCTTTCTTGCGGACCTCGGCGCTGCTGGCACCGTGCAACGAATTGCCTGTCAATTGACCTGTCGAGGTCCGCGTCCAATGCGTCAGGCTGATCGCGTCGTAGCGGGAAAACAATCGCTGGATCAGCGCGGTCATCGATCGCACCGATGCGGATCCGCTGCAGCCCTGCGTTGGCGTCGACTCGGGCACCGCGGAATCGATCGGTGCCGCGGCACTTACAAATGCTGGTA from Rosistilla carotiformis includes the following:
- a CDS encoding S1C family serine protease, with amino-acid sequence MMLTPKISEPIGILNWLRPSLAAAIICFPFASTHAQVDTGPRALSRAFQSAAKLATASVVTVISYGQNVDEQGLPIESSEEDEFNIESPEEDEGFSELDEIPHTKEMLPATGLGSGVILTAEGLIISNNHVIRDARRVIVRLHDGLEVTATKVLGDPASDIAIIQIETDETLVPAQLGNSKDLQIGEWVLAIGSPFRLDATVSAGIISAIGRRLDAIRRGRLLQTDAAINPGNSGGPLINLDGQVVGISTAIATRSGGYQGIGFAVPINQANWIARELAEYGEVRRASIGLSLAMLNPRIARQLELPMKTGILVVAVTKNHAAAKAGVEPYDVILEFNGQAIVKPRDLQEAIEREPIGSTQKLTVFRKGERLELTVTLEAAL
- a CDS encoding calcium/sodium antiporter → MLEAFFEHFFAFDLVTWLHGAPWILIALGLVVGVLMLGKSADVLVDEATELSLKLGMPRVIVGATIVSLGTTTPEAVVSVMAAVGGTPGLALGNAVGSIICDTGLILGIACLIAPIPLDRWLVNRQGMVQFGAGLLLIAMCVPWTRLDTMMTQGGLLPQWGGFLFLALLGVYVMWSIRVAKSKGISDEPAEDAEDAEESKSTVAMVFMLLVATFFVVVSSEILISAAIETAARLNVPEGVIAATLVAFGTSLPELTIAITASLKGRGELAIGNVIGADILNVLFVAGAAAAVTPVGLTAAPEFFRVQFPAMLAVLITFRIAIMFAKGDQLPRWAGFLLVGFYFAYLGFSFVMR
- a CDS encoding biotin/lipoyl-binding protein translates to MTAVNAPERTIELPPKLCLRDDLLLHPRGDAPSRCVLEDPRNQSFFRLGPQEQTFVRWLADGASPEEAWRAMQPNAADGRAANWPRESAAALCQWLTKNGLTAEAARSPVPSSPDKALPARWLSMLGHCYFWKISLCDPDRLLTAWVPRARWLFAWQTLLIGVAVLMVSTAMMVGQWSDFFACYENLLTPWRGLWLAIAWIGLKAVHETAHAGTCKRYGGSVRDAGLAWILLMPIAYVDVSSAWRFKSRWQRLHVTLAGVGIELFVAGLSLLVWNFTDHLPLQQAAADVFLLASVSSLLFNLNPLLKFDGYFALADITGVDNLSSYGQSYARYWGARYVLGLDRTMPPMPTGDPRWVKGYGLAAAIYRVFTVAGMLLTAAAIFHGAGILIAAAGAVSFALIPLWRLAHDLIELYRRGELFAARLAFRLVGLAALATLLLFLVPTELRGTTPAIVQYDPPAVVRAPLAGFVDRVHVQDGDAVVAGQPILTLRNDELRHQLAALIKERSQVEQEVRGARWNSDLSSLGDAQSRLIGLQQQTQQKQQEVDSLVVRAPGDGRIVARRLRTLLGCYVQAGDEIGAVGFEERKRLKISLSQREAGLSEDWSRAAVTVIVSRQPSWNAFVSHAESRASDTVPDDALLASNGGRLSVIQDDDRIRLCEPRLNAYVSLTEEQSLRLRCGQRASVRLGCQRLTLGRAIWDYFSG
- a CDS encoding efflux RND transporter periplasmic adaptor subunit, with translation MLLDSPLAGSVVTPSLPAFVSAAAPIDSAVPESTPTQGCSGSASVRSMTALIQRLFSRYDAISLTHWTRTSTGQLTGNSLHGASSAEVRKKAASVALQSLATAETQSQILTAGGQQFLVAASLPSIPGEAISVLFRCENCGNAAQWFESRTREVELAAAHLAIITRLETAAVDRGDVTAADPSEHRDVPSPPTLPLRTRLLRAVADKKQDARWIVGICAATLLIGAIPWQHSIRCNVICEPAERRFVVAPFDGRLLKSLVGPGDQVAPQQVLATLDGGELRTQIASLQAKLDQAVQRRSAALSSGDGSKSQLERLEVQHLRSEIALLTSRQNHLEIRSPIAGIVISGDLKRAEGIPLQVGENLYEIAPLNRLVAEIAIPESDVSNVQIGMPTTIRLDAVAGTSHQTSLTQIHPRAEIRDNESVFVAEAAIDNHDLALRPGMHGTASIAAGQRSIAWLLFHRPYDALRGWIGW